DNA sequence from the Tenacibaculum mesophilum genome:
TAGCGGACACAGGGAACAATGTCATTAGAAAAATTACCCCAGCAGGAGAGGTAACTACATTTGCAGGATCTGGCAATTTTGGCAATGTGGATGCCACAGGTACGGCTGCCTCTTTTTCCAATCCAAGTGGGCTGTGCTTTTCGGGCAGTGATATCTATGTGGCCGATTCTGGCAACCATACCATTAGAAGAATTACACCAAGCGCGGTCGTCACCACTTATGCAGGCAGCCCTGGCAATGCTGGTTATGTAAATGGCGACCGAATAGCCGAGGCACGATTTAATAACCCTGTAGATATTACAGTAGATACTAGAGGAACATTCTATGTTAGTGATAATGGTAACCATGTAATCCGAACTATTAATGGAGGTGTAACGGTACGTTTACATGCTGGTGATCCAAATAGCTTTGGGTTTCAAGACGGAGCTGTCAATACAGGAAAATTAAATAGCCCCCAGCAAATAACGATAGGTGGTTCTGGCATAACGGATTTGTATATTGCTGACAGAGGCAACCATGCTATCCGAAAAGTGACATCCGTCGTTACCAGCGGTGGTGGCGGGTTTGGAACCTCACGGTTAGAACTGGTTACCGTTGCCGGTGGTAATGGTCGTGGAAATACGGATGGAAGTGGGAATACTGCACAATTAAACTTTCCGTACGGAATTATAAGTGATTCAGATGCTCCCGCTACTTCTGTTATTATAACCAACTGGCACTCGCTGCGTAGGATAGAGGAGTAAAGATATATTTTGTAAAAGTTGTGTTCATTAAAACCGGGGTTATACAACCTTGGTTTTTCTAAAACATCTAAAATAGCGACCAGTTTTTAAAAGGGCTGTTAGAACAAAATTATCAATATAAACCAAATAAGAAAACATGCCCATATACTGATGGGCATGTTATGTATATTATAGTCTAGTTTTGGCCAGTTCTAAGCATTTTCATAAAAAAGTATTGCCGAGGGTAGTATCCCTCAAAAGCAAAACAATAACTCATTAAGATTAGATATTGAAACAAAAGATGAAACAAATAATAGGAATATTCTTGATTTTAATCACTTTAAGTGCTTGTTCTCAAGAGAAAAAAAAAGTAAGCGAACAAAAAGAAACAATACTAAAAGAACCAAAAGTAGATAAACGTATAGAGTTATTAAGCATTGTTTTTAGGCTTGCAGACAGCCATGAATATAGTCAAAATCTTTTTCCTAAGTATGTTGAAAGCATTCAAAATCATTTTGAGAAATTTAAAAGTCACGATTTAATTAAGTATGTAAAAAGTGAATTACATGAAAAAGGAATTGGTTTTAGTTCAGTTATGAGTATGGCTATACATATAACTGAACCTCAAAATACAAAAGCTATGATAGTGCCTTTTTCAAATAAATCACTAGAAAGACCATGGAGTAAAGAAGGCTCTACACAGTTTTTAAAACTGTTAAATGAATTTTATATTGATGCCGACTGTGAAACTTTTTTTAATAACAATAAAGAACTCTACAAAGCTGCATCAAATAGATTTAAAAAAGTTTATCAAAATTTAGACCTAGAATGGTATCAAAAATTTTATGGAGAAGACCCAAAAGGAGAATTTAAAATTATAAATGCCTTGGGAAATGGAGGAGCGAGCTATGGTCCAAAAATAATTTATCCGGGTGGAAATGAGGTGATCTATGCTATAATGGGAACGTGGAGTGTTGATAACTTAGGTATGCCTAAATATGAAGTGAACGATTATTTTCCAACTATTTTACATGAATTCAATCACTCATTTGTAAATCATATTATAGAAAAGCACCGCTCTGAACTACAAGAAAGCGGGACAATCATCTTTGATAAAGTAAAAGATAAAATGAATAAACAAGCATATGGTAATTGGAAAACTATGTATGATGAAGCGTTGGTTAGAGCGACTGTTATTAAATATATGAAGGACCATAATTATGATAAAAAAACAATCGAAAACGAATTGAATGAGCAATTAAATAGCGGTTTTTTATGGACTCATGAGCTAGTCAAAGAACTAGAAAGATATGATAATAATAGAGATAGATATCCAACATTAGAGAGTTTTATGACAGAGTTAATATTTTTTTTCAATAAAACAGCTTCTGAAATAAGCAAACAAAAAATATAAACCCTAAAAAACAGTTAAAATTATTCAACAAAGAAACACTTATTACTCTCCATAACGCTACAACTAATTTATTATAATAATTATTATACAATTAAAAATTCAGTAGAAATTAAGGAAAATATTTTAAGAGAACATTTAACTAGTATTGATTCCTTATACTAAATTAATAAACCTATCTACATTCTTATTAACTTCTATAATTAGAATAAATACAAAATAGTAACCTCTATACTATTTATTAAATAAAACAAGATTAAAAAACTCCAAAACAGTAATAGGTTCTAAAAAACAACATCTTAAAGTAAAAAACAATTAAAAAAACATTAAAAAGAACAAAACTTAAACTATTATAACTAATAACAATACTATATTAACAAAACAACAATAATAACAATTTGTTTTTTATTTATTTACAAAATAAACTTAATTTTTTTAAAAAATATGAAAACAAAATTGTTACTACTGTTCTTTCTTGTTACATCAATTGTAATTGCTCAAGAAAAAACAGTATCTGGGGTAGTTTCAGATGAATCCGGGGGGCTTCCAGGGGTAAGTATACTCATTAAGGGTACCACAAAAGGTACAGAAACAGACTTTGATGGTAACTACTCTATCAAGGCTAAAGAAAATGATATCTTAATATTTAGTTTTGTAGGAATGACAACTATTGAAAAAACAGTTGGATCCTCTAACGTGATAAGTGTAACTATGTCTACAAACGAAAATGTTTTAGATGAAGTAGTTGTTACAGCTTTAGGTATAAAAAGAGAAAAAAAATCTTTAGGATACGCTACACAGGAAATCAAAGGAAACGACCTAACTAAGGTAAATTCAGGAAACATAGCTAATTCTATTTCTGGTAAAATATCTGGAGTACAAATTAGACGAAATGGTAATATTGGAGGATCCACCAATGTAATTATAAGAGGAACAACATCTTTAACTGGTAACAACCAAGCTCTTTGGGTAGTTGACGGAGTCCCGTTAAATAATGATAACACAAATACTGCTGATCAAAAAAGCGGAGGTAACACAGGAGGATATGACTTTGGTAATGCTGTGGCTGACATCAATCCTGATGATATTGAAACTATGAATGTATTAAAAGGAGCTGCTGCTTCTGCTTTATATGGTTCAAGAGCTACAAACGGTGTTATTATAATTACCACTAAAAAAGGAGGAAAAAGTAAGGGTTTAGGTATTACAATTAATAGTGGCGTAACAATTGGAGCTGTAGATTTTAAAACCTTACCTAAATATCAAAAAGAATATGGTAGTGGTTGGTGGAATTCTTTTTCAGACCCTTCAAGAAATATCGATTTAGGCAGTGGTTCTCACCCTTATGAGCCTACAGATGATGCTTCATGGGGGCCTGCTTACGACCCTAATTTATTAGTATACAGGTGGAACTCTTTTTTTCCTGAACTTTCTACCTACGGTAAAGCAACACCATGGACGGCTACTAAAAATGATGCTAATAGCTTTTACACAAAAAGTATTACTTTTAACAATAACATTTCTATTTCTGGTAATAATGAAGTTGGAAGTTTTCGTTTTAGTTATTCTAAATATGATTTAAATCAAGGAATATTACCAAACAGTAGTTACAAAAGAGATAATTTTAACTTATCAGGAAGCTATAAGCTAAGTAATAAAACTACTGTTACTGCATCTGCTAACTACAATAAAACCCATGGTAGAGGTCTTAATGAAACTGGATATGGTGCTGGTGGTAACAATTACCTCAGTAGTGTAAGACAATGGTACTCTTCTAGTGTTGACTTTGCTGATTTAAAAACAGCTTATAAAGAAACACAACTAAACACAACTTGGAGTGTATATGGACCTTACGATTTAAATGTTGCATTTCATGACAATCCTTATTTTCAAAGAAAGAATAATATAGGAAGTATAAGAAGAAACCGCTTTTTCGGTAATTTTAGTTTAACAACTGAAATAAAAGACTGGTTAAGTGTTACCGGAAGAGGTGGTATTGATTCTTATAATCAAACTCAAGAAGAAACAATAGCTGTTGGCTCTAAAAGACAACCTGAACTTAAAGGGCAATACTCTAGATTTGATAAAAACTTTAGGGAGTTCAACTTAGATTTAATTTTTAATGCTCAAGGAAAAATTACCAACAATATAAGTTTCACTGCATTATTAGGAGGAAACGTAAGAAGAACAAAAAGCAATTATACTTACGCTATTACAAAAGGCGGCTTAGTTATACCTAACATCTACGCCATAAACAATTCTGTTCAAAATCCAGACCCTTTATCTGAGTCTATATCATCAATTGGTACTAATAGTATTTATACAAACGCTTCTTTGAGCTTTTATGATACTTATTTTTTAGAAGCTACCTACAGAGTTGATCAGTCTTCTACTTTACCTAAAGAAAATAATGTTTATAATTATCCTTCTCTAACTGCTACATATATCTTTAGCAAACACTTGAAAGCTAACTGGCTTTCATTTGGAAAACTGCGCCTTAATTATGCTGAAACAGGTAACGATGCTCCTTTTGCTGTACTTAACTCTCAGTATATTAAATATTCAAACTTTGGAGATGCTATACAATTTTCCACAGAAAACAGCAGAAAAAACCCAAACTTAAGAAGCGAAAAAACTAAAGGTTATGAAATTGGTCTAGAAACAAAAATGTTTAATAATAAATTGGGGTTAGATCTTTCATTATACAAAACCAACACTACAGATCAAATAATGTCTGTTGGTGTAACGGGAGCTACAGGAAGTACATCTGCATGGGTTAACGCTGGTAATGTCGAAAATAAGGGTATTGAAGTCAGCTTAAATGCTACCCCTATAAAAACAGATAATTTCACATGGGAATCTCAAATTAATTGGTCTACCAACAAAAATAAAGTTATTAGCCTTAATGAAAATGATAGTCGTTTTGAAATTGGAAGATTTCAAGGAGTGTCTCTAGTTGCAGAAGTAGGTAAACCTGTTGGACAAATGGTTAGCTCAGGATTCAAATACATTAACAATCAAAAAGCTATAAAAGAAAACGGCTACTACGATATTGAAAACAGTAAAATCATAGGCGACATAAATCCTGATTGGATTGGTGGTATAAACAATAAGTTCAAATACAAAGATTTTTCTTTTAGTTTTTTAATAGACGTTAAAAAAGGAGGAGATGTATGGTCTTTAGATCAAAAATACGGAGCACAAACTGGTATTTACCAAAGTAGTGTTGGAAATAATCACTTAGGAAACCCTAAAAGAAACTCTGTTACAAACGATGAAAATAGTGGAGGAATTATATTAGATGGAGTGCTTTCAGATGGCACTAGAAATACCAAAATTGTTCCTGTTGATTATGATTTAGGTGCAAATACCCCAGATGAGGGGTATGTATATGATGCTTCTTTTGTTAAATTAAGAGAAGTTTCTTTTAGTTACAATCTTCCTAAGAAATTTTTAAAAAACACTTTTCTCAATAGCCTTTCTTTTACAGCAAGTGGTAGCAACTTATGGATAATACATAAAAATTTACCATATGCAGACCCTGAAGCTGGTGCTTCTTCTGGTAACCTACAAGGTTTCCAAACAGGTGTATTACCTACTACTAAAGAATATAGTTTTAACATAAAAGCTCAATTTTAATAGATATGAAAATAGTCGATAAAATAAAAAGAACTGTAATATTAGGATTAGGAATAACTTTATTATTTTCTTCTTGTAATGATATTGAAAACCTAAATACTGACACTAAAGGGTATGAAACTGTATTACCTGAAGCTCTTATGACGCAATCTCAAGTGAGCTACATGTATTTCTTAACAAATACAAACCCTAACTCTAATAATTTCAGAAAATATGTTCAGTATTGGACTAATACCGAATTTGTTGATGAAGACAGATATAATCAAACAAAAAGAAATATTGGTACAGGTTTCTGGAATCTACTTTATAGAGATGTTTTAACTGATTTTAAAAACGCAAAAGAGATAATAATATCACAAAATGTAACACCTAACAAAGAAGCTGAAAAGCAAAACAAAATTGCTATTGTAGAAATACAAATGATTGCCGTTTTTCAAACACTTGTTGATTTATATGGTGATGTACCATATACTGAAGCTTTAGATTTTGTAAAATATCCAAAACCTAAATACGATGATGCTCAAGAAATTTATTTAAGCTTAGCAGATCGTCTTAACAAAGCCATTAATCAGCTAAACACGAATGAATCTAGTTTTTCTTCTGGAGATTTAATTTATGGAGGAAATGTTAATCTATGGAAAAAACTAGCTAACAGTATTAAGCTAAAGTTAGGACTTCATTTAGCAGATATACCTGAACTTAACTCTGATGCTAAAGATTTAATTGAAAGCGCCTTTAAATCTGGAGTAATATCTAATAATTCTGAAAATGCACTATTACAATATTATTCTGTCTCTGGTCAAAGGAATCCTATTTTTCTAGCTCTTACAACTGAAAATCATTATGTTCCAACAAAGTTTTTAGTAGATGAGTTAAATTCAAAAAAAGACCCTAGAAGAGATATTTTTTTTAATTCTAATTCAAAAATAAATGGAGAATATGTTGGTTATCCATACGCAATAGGTCCCAGTGGAGGTGGGTATCAAAATACATCTAATACAAATATTGAAATATTTAGAGATCCTTCTTTGCCTGGTGTTTTGTTTGATTTTGCTGAAA
Encoded proteins:
- a CDS encoding DUF4932 domain-containing protein yields the protein MKQIIGIFLILITLSACSQEKKKVSEQKETILKEPKVDKRIELLSIVFRLADSHEYSQNLFPKYVESIQNHFEKFKSHDLIKYVKSELHEKGIGFSSVMSMAIHITEPQNTKAMIVPFSNKSLERPWSKEGSTQFLKLLNEFYIDADCETFFNNNKELYKAASNRFKKVYQNLDLEWYQKFYGEDPKGEFKIINALGNGGASYGPKIIYPGGNEVIYAIMGTWSVDNLGMPKYEVNDYFPTILHEFNHSFVNHIIEKHRSELQESGTIIFDKVKDKMNKQAYGNWKTMYDEALVRATVIKYMKDHNYDKKTIENELNEQLNSGFLWTHELVKELERYDNNRDRYPTLESFMTELIFFFNKTASEISKQKI
- a CDS encoding SusC/RagA family TonB-linked outer membrane protein; its protein translation is MKTKLLLLFFLVTSIVIAQEKTVSGVVSDESGGLPGVSILIKGTTKGTETDFDGNYSIKAKENDILIFSFVGMTTIEKTVGSSNVISVTMSTNENVLDEVVVTALGIKREKKSLGYATQEIKGNDLTKVNSGNIANSISGKISGVQIRRNGNIGGSTNVIIRGTTSLTGNNQALWVVDGVPLNNDNTNTADQKSGGNTGGYDFGNAVADINPDDIETMNVLKGAAASALYGSRATNGVIIITTKKGGKSKGLGITINSGVTIGAVDFKTLPKYQKEYGSGWWNSFSDPSRNIDLGSGSHPYEPTDDASWGPAYDPNLLVYRWNSFFPELSTYGKATPWTATKNDANSFYTKSITFNNNISISGNNEVGSFRFSYSKYDLNQGILPNSSYKRDNFNLSGSYKLSNKTTVTASANYNKTHGRGLNETGYGAGGNNYLSSVRQWYSSSVDFADLKTAYKETQLNTTWSVYGPYDLNVAFHDNPYFQRKNNIGSIRRNRFFGNFSLTTEIKDWLSVTGRGGIDSYNQTQEETIAVGSKRQPELKGQYSRFDKNFREFNLDLIFNAQGKITNNISFTALLGGNVRRTKSNYTYAITKGGLVIPNIYAINNSVQNPDPLSESISSIGTNSIYTNASLSFYDTYFLEATYRVDQSSTLPKENNVYNYPSLTATYIFSKHLKANWLSFGKLRLNYAETGNDAPFAVLNSQYIKYSNFGDAIQFSTENSRKNPNLRSEKTKGYEIGLETKMFNNKLGLDLSLYKTNTTDQIMSVGVTGATGSTSAWVNAGNVENKGIEVSLNATPIKTDNFTWESQINWSTNKNKVISLNENDSRFEIGRFQGVSLVAEVGKPVGQMVSSGFKYINNQKAIKENGYYDIENSKIIGDINPDWIGGINNKFKYKDFSFSFLIDVKKGGDVWSLDQKYGAQTGIYQSSVGNNHLGNPKRNSVTNDENSGGIILDGVLSDGTRNTKIVPVDYDLGANTPDEGYVYDASFVKLREVSFSYNLPKKFLKNTFLNSLSFTASGSNLWIIHKNLPYADPEAGASSGNLQGFQTGVLPTTKEYSFNIKAQF
- a CDS encoding SusD/RagB family nutrient-binding outer membrane lipoprotein, which translates into the protein MKIVDKIKRTVILGLGITLLFSSCNDIENLNTDTKGYETVLPEALMTQSQVSYMYFLTNTNPNSNNFRKYVQYWTNTEFVDEDRYNQTKRNIGTGFWNLLYRDVLTDFKNAKEIIISQNVTPNKEAEKQNKIAIVEIQMIAVFQTLVDLYGDVPYTEALDFVKYPKPKYDDAQEIYLSLADRLNKAINQLNTNESSFSSGDLIYGGNVNLWKKLANSIKLKLGLHLADIPELNSDAKDLIESAFKSGVISNNSENALLQYYSVSGQRNPIFLALTTENHYVPTKFLVDELNSKKDPRRDIFFNSNSKINGEYVGYPYAIGPSGGGYQNTSNTNIEIFRDPSLPGVLFDFAETSFLLADAANRGFDVGGTSATYYMQGIEASMDYWNVSSLDKQNYLNRPDVSFNTASGSTKEKIAYQLWISYYNRGFEAWTEYRRLDFPNIKAPDNAVSEADGKVPVRNIYSHLEATLNKTNYETASAKIGGDLMTTKIFWDKY